Part of the Actinomyces howellii genome, GAGCCTGCCGCCGGCCCTGAACCGGCCGCCGGCCGCGAGCCTGCCGCCGGTCTCGAACCGGCCGCTGGCTCTGAACCGGCCGCCGGCCGCGAGCCCGCCGCCGGCCGGTCCTTGGCCTCCCCGTGCCCGGGCCCGCCCGGACCACCCCGCTCACCCCGTCCGCTCCGGACCGCCCCGGTCCACCCCGCTCACCCCGTCCGCTCCGGACCACCCCGGTCCTGGGGCGTGGAGGTGCTCCACAAGCGGCCTTCGTGCAGGGGTCGTCCACAGGGCTGCGGCCCTCCCGTGGCGTGCGGTGGCGCCGGCGCTGCACCGTGGTCGGGCGGGCCGGTGCCTCGCCGGCCCGCTGCCGGCGCACCGCCGGCGAGGACTCAGCAAGGAGCGCATCATGAGCCGTCAGCTCGATCTCGTCGTCCAAGGGGTGCTCGGCACCCGCCCCTCCGTGGTCCGAACGGCCACGGGCAGACCCTTCTGCCACTTCCGCGTCGCCACGACCCCGTCCTTCCGCAGCCGGGACGGCTGGCGGGACGGTGCCACGATGTGGTTCACCGCCAAGGCCTGGGGAGCCCTGGCCGAGAACCTGGGGCACAGCCTGCACAAGGGGGACCCGGTCGTCCTCGTCGGACGCCTGAGCCAGGAGACGTGGCTCAACGAGACCGGCGAGCACCTCGACAACGTCCTGACGGTCTCCTGCGGCGGGCACGACCTGACCTGGGGGGAGTCCCGCTTCATGCGGGTGACCCACGCCGAGGAGGAGCCCGACGACCCGTCAGGGGCCGCCCCGGGGCAGCAGGCCCCGTCCGCCGGTGCACAAAGCATGGCCGACGGCGCCGCAGGCCCGGCCCCTGAGGGAGCCGAGGACCCGGCCGAGCCGCTGCCCGACTCCCACTGGCAGGTCGCCGAGCCGCCGGCCGGCGCCGGCGCACCGGACGGGCAGGCCGGGACGCCGCAGGACCCGGGGGCGCAGGACGGCGCCCCGGCCGCGACCCACGGAGGACTCGACTACGTCCTGGTCGGGCAGTGAGCCCGGGCCCCGCCGGCCCCTGAGCCCGGGCCCCGCCGGCCCCTGAGCCCGGGGGCCGGGAGCAACGGACCGGCTCTGTTCACTCAGGGCTGAGCGTCGACGAGCCAGTCGAGGTCTGCCGGGTGGGCGACGCCCAGGACCTCGATGAGGACGCGGGTGACCGTCTCGGCGGCCTGGGCGCCACCGGGCAGGAGCCTGCTCATGACCTCCGTGCCCTGTCCTGCCCAGCCCAGCGCCCGCAGGAGGCTCGTCTCCCTGTCCCCGAGCAGGACCCGGCCACGCGCGTCGAGGACCGGGACGACGACCTCGACGCCCTCGTCGCGGACGACCAGGACGACCCCGGGCACCTCCGGGGAGGGCTCACGCCGTCGACGCCGGCGCAGCAGGCCTGACAGGCCGGACCGGGTCTGCTCCGAGGAGTCGGGTCGGTCGGTCCCGACCACCGGCGCGGGCGCGGTGAGCAGCACCGTCAGGCCGGTGCCCGCGCCGTGGCCCGCCCGAGCCCGGCGGTCGAGGAAGGCGGCCAGGTCGGGGGTGAAGCGCGCCCACGAGCCGAGGTCGACCTCGGCCGACAGGTCGATGGGCGGGCCGCCGGGACCCCTCGGGTCCGCAGGCTCCGAGGGCGGGGTCGGGAGCGGGGCGTCGGATGACTCGTCGGGGGACAGGGCGTCGGGCACGGGGCACACGGTAGTTCGCGGGAGCGGCCCGCGACACACCCGTGCGGCCCGCGTGTCTGTCCGGCAAAGCGCGTCGCACTGGCTACGGTGACCGGCAACGGGGGCGTACCTGCGCCCCGACGGCAGGAAGTGTTCAGGCTCGATGATCCGATTCGACCACGTGTCCAAGGTCTACAAAAGGGGAGCGCGCCCGGCCCTCGATGACGTCACCATCGAGGTCGAGCGCGACGAGTTCGTCTTCCTTGTCGGGGCCTCGGGCTCGGGCAAGTCGACCTTCCTGCGCCTGACCCTGCGTGAGGAGCGCCCGACCTCCGGCTCGGTCCACGTCCTGGGCCGGGACCTGTCGCAGATCTCGAGCTGGAAGGTGCCCAAGCTCCGTCAGGAGATGGGCTTCGTCTTCCAGGACTTCCGTCTCCTGGAGAACAAGACGGTCCTCGAGAACGTGGCCATCGCCTCCCAGGTGATCGGAAAGCCCCGCCACTACATCCTGTCGGCGGTTCCCGAGGCCCTCGACCTCGTGGGGCTGGCCGGCAAGGAGAAGCGCCTGCCGCACGAGCTGTCCGGGGGCGAGCAGCAGCGCGTGGCCATCGCCCGCGCGATGGTCAACCGTCCCAAGCTCCTCCTGGCCGACGAGCCCACGGGCAACCTCGACCCGTCGACCTCAGTGGGCATCATGCGCCTGCTCGACCGGATCAACCGGCAGGGCACAACCGTCGTCATGGCCACCCACGACGACGAGATCGTCGACCAGATGCGCAAGCGGGTCATCGAGCTCAAGGCGGGCGAGGTCGTGCGCGACCAGGCCCGCGGCGTCTACGGCTCGGACCGCTGAAGGAGGCCCGCCCATGCGATTCCGTTTCATCCTGTCCGAGACCTTCAAGGGCCTGAGCCGCAACCTGGCGATGACGGTCTCGGTCGTCCTCGTGTCCTTCGTGTCCCTCCTGTTCGTGGGGGCCTCCGCCCTCCTGCAGACCCAGATCTCGACGATGAAGGGCGACTGGTACGACAAGGTCGAGGTCAGCGTCTACATGTGCCCGGCCTCCTCGGCCGAGGCCGCCTGCGCCAACGGCGAGGCCACCCAGGAGCAGATCGACGACGTCGAGGCCCTCATCAACTCCGACGTCCTGTCCTCTTACGTCAAGAGCTACACGCTGGAGACCAAGGCCGAGGCTTACGAGCGCTTCATGGAGGCCTACGGGGACACCAAGATCGGTCGCAACGCGACCGAGGAGATGATGCCGGTCTCCTTCCGCATCAAGCTCGTCGACGCCGAGGAGTACCAGGTCGTCGCCGAGCAGTTCACCGGGCGTGAGGGCGTCGAGCGCGTCGTCGACCAGCGCTCGACCCTCGAGCCGCTCTTCCTCGTCATGAACCGGGCCTCGTGGATCACCGGGGGGCTGGCGGCGATCATGGCCGTCGCGGCGGTGCTGCTCATCTCCACCACCATCCGCCTGTCAGCGATGAGCCGGTCCAAGGAGACCGGGATCATGCGCCTGGTCGGTGCCTCCAACCTCTTCATCCAGCTGCCCTTCATGCTCGAGGGCGCCCTGGCCGCGCTCCTGGGGGCGGTGGCCGCGGTGGGGGCGCTGTGGGCGGGGGTCCACTACGTCGTCGACGGCTGGCTCGCCTCCTCCATCAGCTTCACCACCGCCTTCATCGGCACCGGTGACGTTCTGCGCCTGGCTCCCTGGCTCCTGCTGGCAGCAATCATCCTGGCGGCCGCCTCCTCGGCCTTCTCCTTGTCGAAGTACACCAAGGTCTGATTCCCATGCGCACCGGCACCTCCCGTCCTCGTCCCGCCTCCCGGGCGACTCGCCGCGCTCCGCGCCGACGCCGCCTGCTCGCCGTCGTGGCCGCCCTCGCCCTGGGCCTTGCCGGCGCTGGCATGCCGGCCCAGGCCGACGAGAGGCAGGACGCGGTCGACCAGCAGGAGGAGGCCGAGCGCAAGCAGGCGGAGGTCACCGCCTCCCTCGAGGGGGTCTCGGCCTCCCTGGGCCAGGCCTACCTGGATCTCCAGGCGGCCGAGACCGCTCTGGGCACCGCCCAGACCGAGCTCGACGCCGCCGAGGCCGACCTGGCCGCCAAGGAGCGCGAGCAGCAGCTCGCCGCGGACCGCCTCGCGGTCGCCGAGGCCGACCTGGCGGCCATCGAGGAGGAGGCGCAGGCCTCCCAGACCAACGCCGAGGAGAACTCGGCCTCCGTCGCCGACCTCGTCGTGTCGACCTACCAGGGAGACAGCGCGGTCACCTCCTGGACCTACGTGCTCGCCTCGGAGTCGGTCGACGACCTCACCCAGCGCGCCTCGACCATGGAGATCGCCACGGGTGTCCAGGAGTCGGTGCTCTCGCAGGCTGAGGCCGAGCGCGCCCAGGACGCCAACCGCAGGGCCCGCCAGGACGCGACGACCACCCGGGTGGCGACCCTCAAGGACGAGGCCGACGCCGCCGAGGCGGCCGCCCAGACCGCCAGGGACGACGCGCAGACCCGCCGGGACGAGGTCGCGGCGCTGACTGCCGAGCGCCAGACCGCCGCCGCCCAGTTCGAGACCGAGAAGGCCGGGCTGGAGGCCCAGCAGGCCCAGGCGGCCGCCGACGCGGCCGCAGCCGCCGAGACGATCGCCCGCATCGACGCGGCCAACCAGGCCTCCGCCGGCTACACCGGT contains:
- the ssb gene encoding single-stranded DNA-binding protein, which produces MSRQLDLVVQGVLGTRPSVVRTATGRPFCHFRVATTPSFRSRDGWRDGATMWFTAKAWGALAENLGHSLHKGDPVVLVGRLSQETWLNETGEHLDNVLTVSCGGHDLTWGESRFMRVTHAEEEPDDPSGAAPGQQAPSAGAQSMADGAAGPAPEGAEDPAEPLPDSHWQVAEPPAGAGAPDGQAGTPQDPGAQDGAPAATHGGLDYVLVGQ
- the ftsE gene encoding cell division ATP-binding protein FtsE; amino-acid sequence: MIRFDHVSKVYKRGARPALDDVTIEVERDEFVFLVGASGSGKSTFLRLTLREERPTSGSVHVLGRDLSQISSWKVPKLRQEMGFVFQDFRLLENKTVLENVAIASQVIGKPRHYILSAVPEALDLVGLAGKEKRLPHELSGGEQQRVAIARAMVNRPKLLLADEPTGNLDPSTSVGIMRLLDRINRQGTTVVMATHDDEIVDQMRKRVIELKAGEVVRDQARGVYGSDR
- the ftsX gene encoding permease-like cell division protein FtsX, translating into MRFRFILSETFKGLSRNLAMTVSVVLVSFVSLLFVGASALLQTQISTMKGDWYDKVEVSVYMCPASSAEAACANGEATQEQIDDVEALINSDVLSSYVKSYTLETKAEAYERFMEAYGDTKIGRNATEEMMPVSFRIKLVDAEEYQVVAEQFTGREGVERVVDQRSTLEPLFLVMNRASWITGGLAAIMAVAAVLLISTTIRLSAMSRSKETGIMRLVGASNLFIQLPFMLEGALAALLGAVAAVGALWAGVHYVVDGWLASSISFTTAFIGTGDVLRLAPWLLLAAIILAAASSAFSLSKYTKV
- a CDS encoding M23 family metallopeptidase, which encodes MRTGTSRPRPASRATRRAPRRRRLLAVVAALALGLAGAGMPAQADERQDAVDQQEEAERKQAEVTASLEGVSASLGQAYLDLQAAETALGTAQTELDAAEADLAAKEREQQLAADRLAVAEADLAAIEEEAQASQTNAEENSASVADLVVSTYQGDSAVTSWTYVLASESVDDLTQRASTMEIATGVQESVLSQAEAERAQDANRRARQDATTTRVATLKDEADAAEAAAQTARDDAQTRRDEVAALTAERQTAAAQFETEKAGLEAQQAQAAADAAAAAETIARIDAANQASAGYTGASSGEVAASSLGGGDIGHPITGSLVVASPFGYRIHPITGQSRLHAGVDLVAGQGVPQYAAVSGTVTHNINSSCGNGIFINGGVINGQSVVVAYCHLSQISVSNGAYVSKGQQIGLTGATGGATGPHVHFEVILNGTEVDPMTLPGF